TGTTTTATCAGAAAAACCAAATCCGGGAATAGAAGGAATAACAAGATCAAAACTCTGTTCACCTTGTGTAAGCAATGGAATAATTTTATGAAAACGATAATAGCTGTCCGGCCAGCCATGGGTAAGAATAAGGGGTTTTGGATGAGCTCCTTTTCCTCTTATGTATTGAAAATGAATCAGAATTCCATCTATTTCAGCGGTGTACTGAGGATGTTGATTCAACTGCTGCTCGTGCATTCTCCAGTTGTAATCATGGATCCAATAATGGGTAAGTTCTTTCAGGTATTTTTCGTTGGTACCATAATTCCAATCAGAACCTTCGGGTTCTCCGGGCCAGCGGGCATTTTGCAGACGGTTTTTAAGATCGGTGATCACCGATTCAGGAATGTTAACAGTAAATGGTTCCATATGTATATATTTTATTGGTGTAAATGCTTTTTTGGAATATACTGATAGTAAGAAGGTTATCAAAGTTAAAAACTTTCTCTTTTCAAAAGTGTTGTCGAAATCATAAATTTTTTGATTTTTTACATGGTGAAAAAAGTGTAACTTTAATTCATTAAAATCTCGTAATACATATTACTATCAGTCAGGCTACTTTTTGACCTGAACATCTTAGGTTCAATTTTCTGAACCCAATACCTTCATTATATCATAACTAAAGCAAAGACAACATGTTATTTGCCCTATCAATGGTTATTAGCGCAGCATTGGCTAGTGATTATTGATATTTAATATTTAAAGAAAATCAATATGAAAACCTATAAAATTGCCGTAATCGGCGGAACAGGAAAATCCGGAAAATATCTGGTGCAAAACCTCCTTGAGAAAGGGTATTCTCTTAAACTTTTAGTAAGAAACCCTGAAAACGTTACCTTTCAAAATCCATTCATTGAAGTTGTAAAAGGAGATGCGAGAGATGAAGCATCGGTTCATAGATTGCTTGAAGGAACCGATCTTGTAATAAGCACTTTAGGACAGCCAAAAGGAGAGAAGTCTATATTCAGTGATGCTGCAAAAAATATCATCAGAGCGATGAACCATTTTGGAATGAAGCGCTATATGGTAACTACCGGATTAAGTGTAAATACACCTTTTGATCATAAAAATGAAAGCATTAAAATAGCTACTGAATGGATGTATCAGAATTATCCTGAAACAACGGAAGACAAACAAAAAGAGTATGAATCTCTTGTGGAAAGTACACTGAACTGGACTTTGATAAGACTGCCACTGATTCATCTTACCGAAGAAAGGTTTACCACTGAAACAAGTTTTACAGATTGCAAAGGTGAAAGTATCAGTGCTGCGGATCTTGCGGAATTTCTGGTTTCTCAGATTGATGATGCTGAATACATACAAAAGAGTCCGTTTTTGTATAATCTGAAATGATAAAGAATATTTAAAGAAGAAGCTGTCTCAATAATCCGGCTAGTGGATTTTTGTCATGCTGACGAAGGAAGAATCCCGTTAATAATCAACGATATGGGATACTTCATTTCATTCAGAATGACACTTTTGAGACAGCTTCTTTTAATTCTTATAAGAGTTTTTATTTTTTTCGGCCATACATCAAAATACGCTTAAATGCATAGATTGCCGGATATTTTGTAAATCTTTGAGCGATGCGTGATTTAAATTCGGAAATGAAATTTTCTTTTTGCTCTTTTTCCAAACGCTCAAGATAAGGGAGCAGAGCGGTTCCTGAAATAAATTCATAGAGTGCTTCATGGTCATCTGCAATAATCGGATAAACTTTCTGGAATATTTCAATATCCTGAATTCCGTTGTCAAACAAAATTTGGGCATAATCATCCATTGAAAGTACAGGTGAATCACGGTTGAAATGATTGAGTTGTGAGGCATAAGGTTCTTCGTCTGCCATTTCCGTAAGAATCTGATTCAGGACATTTTCTTTCTGAACAGGCATCTGAATAGCTAACTGCCCATTCTGTGAAAGTAATCCAATGATTTTAGGAAATAACGTTTCGTGATCATCTGCCCACTGTAAAGCGGCATTACTGAAGACAAGATCCCATTTTTGGTCAGACTGCGCTGTTTCTTCAATGGTCTGCAGCTTAAAGTGCAGGTTGTCATTTTCAAATTTTTTCGATTTCTCAAGCATTTCTGCAGATGAATCAATTCCTAAAAATGTAGAGCCTGCCAGTTTTTCTGTCAGAATAGAGGTTTGCTCTCCGGTACCACAGCCTAGGTCAATCGCTTTTATATTGTTTTCAGGCTTGATTAATGCTGCTAAATCATAAAAGGGTTTGTAACGAACATCTTTGTATTGATCATATAATTCGGGATTCCAAGGCATAAAAAATAATTTTGTAATGGGTTAACTTTAATAAAGATAGAGAATCTAAATAAAAAATCGGCTGTTTTTAAAAACAGCCGATTGTATTTTATTGTTCCAATTTTTCCTTGATATATTTTGCGGTGTGTGACTTTTTATTTTTTGTCAGATCTTCAGGAGTTCCTGCAAATACAACTTCTCCGCCATGTTTTCCTGCTTCCGGACCGATATCAATAATATAGTCGGCACATTTGATAATATCAGGCTGGTGCTCAATAACAATCACTGAATGTCCAAGGTCAATCAATGCCTGCAATGATTTCAATAATTTCTGAATATCATGGAAGTGAAGTCCTGTAGAAGGTTCATCAAAGATAAATAAAGTTTTATCTGTTGTTACCCCTTTTACTAGGAATGAAGCCAGCTTCACACGCTGTGCCTCACCGCCGGAAAGGGTAGAAGAGCTTTGTCCCAGCTGAAGATAACCTAAACCTACTTCCTGCAGCGGTCTCAGCTTTGTTACGATCTTCTCTTCATTATTGTCTTTAAAGAATGCCAATGCTTCATCTACGGTCATATGAAGAATATCAGAGATGTTTTTCTCATCGAATCTTACTTCAAGGATTTCATTCTTGAAACGTGTTCCTTTACAAACCTCACATTCAAGCTCGATATCTGCCATAAACTGCATGGAAACATTGATGACACCTTCCCCTTTACATTCATCACATCTTCCTCCGTCTACGTTGAAAGAGAAGTGTTTAGGCTTGTATCCCATCATTTTTGCTACTTTCTGTTTTGCGAAAAGATCACGGATGTCATCATAGGCTTTCAGATAAGTTACCGGGTTTGAGCGGGATGATTTTCCAATCGGGTTCTGATCAATCAGTTCAATATTTTTGATCAGCTTTTTGGGAAATTCTACGGAATCGTAATCTCCTTTTTTACCACCCATTCCTAACTGAATCTGAATGTCATTGGTAAGAATTTCTTTCATTAAAGTAGATTTTCCACTTCCTGAAACTCCGGAAATCACCACCAGACTTTCAAGCGGAACATCTATATCTATGTTTTTAAGATTGTTCTGGCGGGCACCTTTAATGTGAATCCATTCTTTGCCTTTTCTTCGCTTCTTCGGAACCTCAATTTCCAGTCTTCCGGTAAGGTATTCTGAGGTAAGTGTGTTAGCTTTTTTCAGATCTTTATAATCTCCGGCAAATACCAGT
This region of Chryseobacterium culicis genomic DNA includes:
- a CDS encoding methyltransferase domain-containing protein, with the protein product MPWNPELYDQYKDVRYKPFYDLAALIKPENNIKAIDLGCGTGEQTSILTEKLAGSTFLGIDSSAEMLEKSKKFENDNLHFKLQTIEETAQSDQKWDLVFSNAALQWADDHETLFPKIIGLLSQNGQLAIQMPVQKENVLNQILTEMADEEPYASQLNHFNRDSPVLSMDDYAQILFDNGIQDIEIFQKVYPIIADDHEALYEFISGTALLPYLERLEKEQKENFISEFKSRIAQRFTKYPAIYAFKRILMYGRKK
- a CDS encoding NAD(P)-dependent oxidoreductase, encoding MKTYKIAVIGGTGKSGKYLVQNLLEKGYSLKLLVRNPENVTFQNPFIEVVKGDARDEASVHRLLEGTDLVISTLGQPKGEKSIFSDAAKNIIRAMNHFGMKRYMVTTGLSVNTPFDHKNESIKIATEWMYQNYPETTEDKQKEYESLVESTLNWTLIRLPLIHLTEERFTTETSFTDCKGESISAADLAEFLVSQIDDAEYIQKSPFLYNLK